The stretch of DNA AAGGGCCAGAAGGTGAAGAATTAAATAAATTAGATTTCTTATCTGAAGAAGAGTACTTAGATATTTTAGAAACTCTTCCGATTGAAAATCAATATTTAGAAGATACAGATCCTAACAAGTTTGTAGCGAAAATGGGAGCTGAAGCTTTAGAAGATTTATTATCTCGAGTTGATCTTGATGAATTATCTTATGAGCTTAGACACAAAGCACACCACGAGACATCTAAACAACGACGTACTGAAGCATTAAAACGTTTACAAGTTGTTGAGTCGTTACGTGAATCAAATATGCACCATGTAAACCGTCCTGAGTGGATGGTAATGCGTGTTATTCCGGTTATTCCACCAGAATTACGTCCATTAGTTCCATTAGATGGTGGTCGTTTTGCAACATCAGATTTAAATGATTTATATCGTCGTGTTATTATCCGTAACAATCGTTTAAAACGATTAATGGAAATCAAAGCACCAGAGGTAATCTTACGTAATGAAAAACGTATGTTACAAGAGGCCGTTGATTCATTATTTGATAATACACGTAAAGCATCTGCTGTTAAAGCTGATGGTAACCGTCCGTTAAAATCATTATCTGATTCATTAAAAGGTAAACAAGGTCGTTTCCGTCAAAACTTATTAGGGAAACGTGTAGATTATTCTGCTCGTTCTGTAATTGTTGTTGGACCGACTTTAAAATTACACGAATGTGGTTTACCTAAAGATATGGCTGCTGAATTGTACAAACCATTCGTTGTTCGTAAATTAATCGAGCGTGGAATCGTTAAGACAGTTAAGTCAGCTAAGAAAATTATCGATAGAAAAGAGCCAGTTGTTTGGGATATTTTAGAAAATGTAATCAAAGGACACCCAGTTTTATTAAACCGTGCCCCTACGTTACACCGTTTAGGTATCCAAGCATTCCAACCGAAATTAATCGAAGGTAAAGCGATTCGTTTGCACCCATTAGTGTGTACTGCCTTCAATGCCGATTTCGATGGTGACCAGATGGCCGTTCACTTACCATTAGGACCAGAGGCTATTCTAGAAGCACAATTATTAATGTTAGCTTCTCAAAATATCTTAAATCCTGCAAATGGATCTCCTATTACTGTACCTTCTCAGGACATGGTACTTGGTCTTTACTATATGACAAAGATCCGTTACTCAACTGACGAAGTTAAAGTAAAAGGTGAAGGATTAACATTCTATTCTGACGAAGAGGTACAAATCGCTTACAATGAAAAGGCTGTAGATTTAAATGCACCGATTAAAGTTAAGACGACTATTCGTAAAGGAGATGATTTAATCGAAAATCAAATTATCGAAACTTCTGTAGGACGTGTGTTATTTAACCAAATCGTTCCTAAACAAGTAGGTTTTGTTAATGAGGTATTAACGAAAAAATCGTTACGTACGATTATCAATAATATCATTAAGATTACAGATTTCCCTACAACGGCAAACTTCTTAGACGATATGAAATCGTTAGGATACCGTAATGCCTTCGAAGGTGGATTATCATTCTCATTAGGGGATATCTTAATTCCAGAACAAAAGAAAGACCTTATCGCAAATGCAATCAACCAAGTTGAAAACATTAAGGCGAACTATAACATGGGTCTTATTACAAATAATGAACGTTACAACCAAGTTATCGACGTTTGGACGACTACAAATGCAACGTTAACTGAAATTGTAATGAAACGTATGACAGAAGACAAACAAGGGTTTAACTCTGTATTCATGATGCTTGATTCTGGAGCTCGTGGTTCGAAAGAGCAGATCCGTCAGTTATCTGGTATGCGTGGATTAATGGCGAAACCTCAAAAAGCTGGTTCATCAGGAGGGGACATCATCGAAAATCCAATTATCTCTAACTTCCGTGAAGGATTATCGATCTTAGAGTACTTTATTTCTTCGCACGGGGCGCGTAAAGGTCTTGCCGATACTGCCTTAAAAACTGCCGATGCCGGGTATTTAACTCGTCGTCTAGTTGACGTTGCACAAGATGTTATTGTAATGTCTGAAGACTGTGGTACATTAAGAGGTTTAGAAGTTACAGCTCTTAAGAAAAAAGAAGAAATTATCGAGAAAATTTCTGATCGTATCTTAGGACGTACTTCATTAAACGATATAATCAATCCAGATAATGGAGAGTTAATCGTTGCTTCTGGAAGTTTAATTACAGAAGAAATTGCTGAAGCTATTGAAGGTGCAGGAATTGAAGCTGTAGAAGTTCGTTCTCCATTAACTTGTGAAGCTAAAACAGGAATCTGTGCAAGCTGTTATGGACGTAACTTAGCAACAGGTAAGTTAGTTCAACGTGGTGAATCTGTTGGTGTAGTTGCTGCACAATCAATTGGTGAGCCAGGTACACAGTTAACGTTACGTACGTTCCACGTTGGTGGTACTGCCGGAAACGTTTCTGAGCAAAACTCATTATTAGCGAAAGTAGATGGTATCTTAGAATTTGATGATTTACGTACAGTTAAGTCTGAAACAGAAGAAGGTAACATCGTTGATATTGTTGTTTCTCGTTCAACAGAGATGAAATTAATTGATGATGCAGGTAATGTACGTCAAACAACTAATATCGCTTACGGTACAATCTTATTAGTTGAAAACGGAGCAAGAGTTCAAAAAGGTCAAGAGATCGGTAACTGGGACTCTTATAATGGGGTAATTGTTGCTGAGTCAACTGGACGTATTGAATACGAACAATTAGAGCAAGGGGTTACTTACCAAATTGAAATCGATGAGCAAACTGGTTTCCAAGAAAAAGTAATTTCTGAATCTCGTAATAAAAAGTTAGTTCCTGCGTTACGTGTTATAACATCTGATGGAGAGGAGAAAACATACAACTTACCAGTAGGTGCCCACTTAATGGTTAACGATGGTGATAAAATTAAAGCTGGTAAAGTTTTAGTTAAGATCCCACGTAAGTCTGCTAAGACAGGGGATATTACCGGAGGTTTACCTCGTATCACAGAGTTATTAGAAGCTCGTAATCCATCAAATCCAGCTGTAGTTTGTGAGATGGATGGTGTTGTAACATTTGGTAAAATTAAACGTGGTAACCGTGAGATCATCGTTGAATCTAAAAATGGTGAAATCCGTCGTTACTTAGTAAAATTATCAGCTCAGATTTTAGTTCAAGAAAATGACTTTATCCGTGCGGGTGAGCCATTATCTGATGGAGCTATTACACCAGAAGATATCTTAAAGATCAAAGGACCTACTGCAGTTCAAGAATACTTAGTAAACGAAATTCAAGATGTATACCGTTTACAAGGGGTAAAAATTGATGACAAACACTTCGAAATTATCGTACGTCAAATGTTACGTAAAGTTCGAATTGTTGACTCAGGAGATTCTCGTTTCTTAGAAGATAGTTTAGAGCATAAAGACGACTTCATGGCAGAAAACGATCGTTTATTTGGTATGAAGGTAGTTGAAGATGCTGGTGATTCTGACGTATTAAAACCAGGACAAATCATCACTGCACGTGAGTTACGTGATGAAAACTCTAAGTTAAAACGTGAAGATAAAAACTTAGTAACAGCGCGTGAAGCTATGCCAGCAACAGCTGAAGCAGTTTTACAAGGTATTACAAGAGCATCGTTACAGACGAAATCATTCATGTCTGCTGCATCGTTCCAGGAAACAACTAAAGTTTTAAATGAAGCTGCAGTTGCTGGTAAAGTAGATAGTTTAAATGGATTGAAAGAGAATGTAATTGTTGGTCACTTAATTCCAGCTGGTACAGGTCTTAAAGAATACCAAAACATTATCGTAGGATCTAATCGTGAATACGAAGAATTAATAAACGCAAAACAAGAATTATAATGTCAGAAAATCAACAAAACGAAGGATTAAACATTGAGTTAAACGAATTAGTAGCTCAAGGAGTTTATGCAACAGGAGCAATCATCAACCACTCACCATCTGAGTTCGTTGTAGATTTCGTACAATTTATGCCAGGTGCTAGACCAAGCGTAAAATCTCGTATCATTTTATCTCCTTTACAAGCAAAACAATTAGCTTCTTCTTTAGCTGAAAACGTAGCTACTTTCGAGAAAAATTTTGGTGAGATTAAACAACCTCAACAAAACGGAACTGCAAACTACGAAGCTTAATATTAGCTTTAAATAAAATTTGAAACCGCTGGATTTATCCAGCGGTTTTTTTTGCTTAATTATCATATTCTTAAATATCATCCCATTTTTGAGGTTTAATTTTATTGAATTAATAATTTAATTCTAATTAACTGATGATAATTTAAAATTAATTCCCCTGAAAATTAGCTGGATGTGTTCAATCATTCAAAATTTTGATTAGATTTGTAGGACAAGCAAAAATCACTATAATGTCTGACTATAAATTAATTTTACCTTCTATGGGAGAAGGTGTAATGGAAGCTACAGTAACCAATTGGATAAAAAATATTGGTGATGCAATTGCAGAAGATGAATCTGTAGTAGAAATTGCAACAGATAAGGTCGATTCTGATGTTCCATCTCCAGTAGCGGGAATTTTGAAAGAAATACTTATTCCTGTCGATGGAATTGCTAAAGTTGGTGAACCTATCGCTATTCTAACTGTATCAGGAAATGTTGACCAACAAGAAAGTGTTGAATCAACGCACGAAGTACCTGCTCAAGAAATTAAAGAAGTTGCTCAACAAATTGAAAAAGAAATTAAAGTTGTAGCTCAGACAGCTACAAATGATCAATACAAATCAGATAAATTTTACTCTCCTTTAGTTCGTTCGATAGCTTCTGAAGAAGGTATATCTGCATCCGAGTTGGATTCAATTCAGGGTACTGGTGCTAATGGAAGAGTAACCAAAGATGATATAAAAAAATACATCGATCAAAAGGCAAATGGTACATTACCACAAACTGTAATAACTGAATCGATAAAACCTGTAGTAGCAACGCCTCCTGCAGCGCCTGTAACAATTCCATCTGGTGATGATGAAATTATTGAGATGGATCGTATGCGTAAAATTATTGCGCAAAATATGGTACAAGCGAAACAAGTTGCTCCACACGTAACCTCTTTTGTAGAAGTAGATGTGACAAACATTGTACTTTGGAGAGAAAAAAATAAAAAGGAATTCGAAAAGAAACATGGTGAGAAAATCACTTATATGCCAATTTTTATCGAAGCAGTTACTAAAGCAATTCAAGATTTCCCAATGATTAATGTATCTGTTGATGGAGATAATATTATCAAAAAGAAAAATATTAATGTAGGAATGGCTGCAGCTTTACCGTCTGGAAATTTAATTGTACCAGTCATTAAAAATGCGGATCAATTTAATCTGGCAGGATTAGCAAAACAAGTAAATGATTTAGCGGTAAGAGCTCGTAATAATAAATTAAAACCAACGGATATCCAAGGTGGTACTTATACAATAACGAATATTGGTACATTTGGAAATGTTTTAGGAACACCAATTATTCCACAACCTCAAGTGGCTATTTTAGCTGTGGGCGCAATTGTGAAAAAACCTGCAGTTATTGAAACACCAACAGGTGATGTCATAGGAATTCGTCACAAAATGTATTTATCTCATGCTTATGACCATCGTGTTGTAGATGGAGCATTAGGAGGTATGTTTGTAAAACGTGTAGCAGAATATTTAGAAGCGTTTGATATTCAAAAAGATATCTAACAATAAAAAAGCTCAACTATTGTTGAGCTTTTTTATTATAATTTTTAGTTTTTAATTTATATGTGAGCATAATTCCTGCTTTAGATATTAACCACTCTCCACTACGATTGAAATGAGTCGCTGAATCATATCGGATAATACTGTTGTCATCAAGAATTTTATAACCATGATATCCTCCTTGTGAATTTGCACCTGTTATAAATATATCAAGTCCCCATCGGTTGTTAAAAGACATTTGATATCCTACTGTTGCTCCTATTAATATTGTATATCCGCGTTGAAATTTATCAGTATTCCAATAATTCCATTTTTGTATATCATAAAATCCTAAACCAACACTTGGGCCTATATACAACTTTTTGAAAGATTCTTTAAAATAATATCGACCTTCAAAATATCCAACATATAATTGTAAATGATTTTTAGCAAACGATTTCCATGGTGAAATTAAGAATTCACCTTGTAATGTAATTTTTTTATGAACATTATGTTCTAAACCAAAATTAGAAATTCCAAGCGGAGCTGTTAATAAATTTCCTTTAAAATGGAAATTTTTCTCTTGTGCATTTACTATAATTAGGTTAATACAAATAAAAAATAGTAGTTTTTTTAACATGTGGTTAATATGATATAATGTAAAAAATAATAATAAAAAAATAGATATTCATTTAATTTTTTTACCTTTAAATATTATATAATGAATACCATGGGAGCATTTATATCAATCTTTATTATTTTTGCAGTCTTTATTATTTTTTGTGGGATCTTTTTTATTGCTGCAATTTCAGATGCTAAAGTTAGAGAAAAAAGTGCGTTAGAATTGTATAAATCCCTTCCAACTCATATTAAAAATAAATGGGTGGTGCGATACAATATTGGTCGACCTGAAGGACGATTTCTTAAAATGAAAACATTTCAAGGAAGTGGTGTTTTATATGTCCATGAAAATGAAATTCTTTTTGAAGATATTTTAGGTAATGAAACGCATTCATTTTCAATGGATAAATGTAAAATTTCTTGGGTTGAAAATAAAATTAATGGTATTACAAACGCTTTTAAAATTGTCGATAACGAAAGCGCAATGTTCTTTTATGTTGAGAAAGGAGTTCCTTTAGTTCATACAATTGATGAAAACGAATCCACTTCGGAATTATATTCGCGCTTAAAAACCATAAAAAAAGCCTATAAGGCTTCTAAAAAAGTTGGGTAGGAAGATGTAAGGTGAATCCTAATCTAAACCCATCCATGGTTTTGAAATTTTTATTTTCTCGAAATTCGAAAGCATACCCTGCATTTAATTCCAATAAGCTTAAGACTGCAATTCCGGCTTTTGGTGTAATGGACCATGGTGAAGCATCAACACGTAGAACGTAAAAAGCAGAATTCATATTGCTACTATATGGATCACCCAAATTATTCTGAAAATTGAAGAGATATCCAACACCCACTTCGGGAATTGCTCTGAATTGCTCTCTCATGTATCCTAAATTAACATTCGCATTAACAGATATAATGTTGTTATTGTATTGCACTAAGTATAAATCAGCGCCCACACGTCCATAATTTCCATTCCAATATTCGTATCCCGCGTTAATCACAAAATAAGGGGTTGTTTTTTCTTGTGAGTAAGTCACAAAAGATAACAAGATAAGAAGTAAGGATAATATTCTTTTCATGGTGTAAAAATAAGAAATAATAAGCTCCAATAGATGAAGTGAGGTGAGTAAATTAAAAAATCGGACAAATGACATATTTTGTCAAATGCCCGACTCTTATTTTAAATCGACTATAATGTAAGAATACGACTTATTCTAATGTAAATCCTTTCGTATAGATTCTTCCATAGAAATCAGCAAACTTAATGTTTACACGACCTTTGTGATTTTTAAGAATTTTTTCAATATCATTTTTAGATGATACTTCTTTATTATTGATGGATAATAAAATAAATTCTTCTTGTACTCCAGCTCCAGCTAATTTACCATTAGGTTCAATGTTTTTTACCATGACACCATAGTTAATTCCAAAGCTATCTTTTTGTCTTTCTGTTAATGGTTCAAAATCTGCTCCTAAGATTTCTAAAGCTGTTAAATCCGCTTTACTTCTTGTAGATGAATTACCTTTTGCATCCTTTAATACCAAAGTATAATTTCTTTCTTTACCATCACGTAAGACCGTTACTTCAACTTTATCTCCAGGACGTTTACTTCCAACTTGGAAAGATAAGTTAGAGAAAGTATTTATTGTTTTACCATCAATTTTTGTAATGATGTCACCTTCTTGAATACCAGCTTCAATTGCAGAACCTTTTGGAACAACACTTGTGACCATTACACCTTTATCTGTTTTGATGTTCTTTTTCTCTTGCTGATTATATTGTCTCACCGCTTGAGCATCAGATAAATCAAATCCTTGAATACCTAAATACCCTCTTTGGACTAGTCCATACTTTTTAATATCTTCAACAACTTTCTTCACTAAATTCGATGGAACGGCAAATCCATACCCAGCATAAGAACCAGTTGGTGAAGAAATCGCAGTATTAATACCGATTAAATCTCCATTCGCATTGACTAAAGCCCCTCCCGAGTTACCTGGGTTAATGGCTGCATCCGTTTGAATAAATGATTCAATAGGTGAGTCAGAGTTTTGTCTTAAGATGTTAATACTTCTACCTTTTGCAGAAATAATACCTGCAGTAACTGTAGAATTTAAACCAAATGGATTACCAACAGCTAACACCCAATCACCTACATTAATCACATCAGAATCAACAAATTTAATGTATGGTAAGCCTTTATCTTCGATTTTTAAAAGGGCAATATCTGT from Faecalibacter sp. LW9 encodes:
- the rpoC gene encoding DNA-directed RNA polymerase subunit beta' is translated as MSTKNKTSQFSKIRIGLASPESILQESKGEVLKPETINYRTHKPERDGLFCERIFGPVKDYECACGKYKRIRYKGIVCDRCGVEVTEKKVRRERIGHINLVVPIAHIWYFRSLPNKIGYILGLPSKKLDMVIYYERYVVIQPGIAKGPEGEELNKLDFLSEEEYLDILETLPIENQYLEDTDPNKFVAKMGAEALEDLLSRVDLDELSYELRHKAHHETSKQRRTEALKRLQVVESLRESNMHHVNRPEWMVMRVIPVIPPELRPLVPLDGGRFATSDLNDLYRRVIIRNNRLKRLMEIKAPEVILRNEKRMLQEAVDSLFDNTRKASAVKADGNRPLKSLSDSLKGKQGRFRQNLLGKRVDYSARSVIVVGPTLKLHECGLPKDMAAELYKPFVVRKLIERGIVKTVKSAKKIIDRKEPVVWDILENVIKGHPVLLNRAPTLHRLGIQAFQPKLIEGKAIRLHPLVCTAFNADFDGDQMAVHLPLGPEAILEAQLLMLASQNILNPANGSPITVPSQDMVLGLYYMTKIRYSTDEVKVKGEGLTFYSDEEVQIAYNEKAVDLNAPIKVKTTIRKGDDLIENQIIETSVGRVLFNQIVPKQVGFVNEVLTKKSLRTIINNIIKITDFPTTANFLDDMKSLGYRNAFEGGLSFSLGDILIPEQKKDLIANAINQVENIKANYNMGLITNNERYNQVIDVWTTTNATLTEIVMKRMTEDKQGFNSVFMMLDSGARGSKEQIRQLSGMRGLMAKPQKAGSSGGDIIENPIISNFREGLSILEYFISSHGARKGLADTALKTADAGYLTRRLVDVAQDVIVMSEDCGTLRGLEVTALKKKEEIIEKISDRILGRTSLNDIINPDNGELIVASGSLITEEIAEAIEGAGIEAVEVRSPLTCEAKTGICASCYGRNLATGKLVQRGESVGVVAAQSIGEPGTQLTLRTFHVGGTAGNVSEQNSLLAKVDGILEFDDLRTVKSETEEGNIVDIVVSRSTEMKLIDDAGNVRQTTNIAYGTILLVENGARVQKGQEIGNWDSYNGVIVAESTGRIEYEQLEQGVTYQIEIDEQTGFQEKVISESRNKKLVPALRVITSDGEEKTYNLPVGAHLMVNDGDKIKAGKVLVKIPRKSAKTGDITGGLPRITELLEARNPSNPAVVCEMDGVVTFGKIKRGNREIIVESKNGEIRRYLVKLSAQILVQENDFIRAGEPLSDGAITPEDILKIKGPTAVQEYLVNEIQDVYRLQGVKIDDKHFEIIVRQMLRKVRIVDSGDSRFLEDSLEHKDDFMAENDRLFGMKVVEDAGDSDVLKPGQIITARELRDENSKLKREDKNLVTAREAMPATAEAVLQGITRASLQTKSFMSAASFQETTKVLNEAAVAGKVDSLNGLKENVIVGHLIPAGTGLKEYQNIIVGSNREYEELINAKQEL
- a CDS encoding DUF3467 domain-containing protein — protein: MSENQQNEGLNIELNELVAQGVYATGAIINHSPSEFVVDFVQFMPGARPSVKSRIILSPLQAKQLASSLAENVATFEKNFGEIKQPQQNGTANYEA
- a CDS encoding dihydrolipoamide acetyltransferase family protein — protein: MSDYKLILPSMGEGVMEATVTNWIKNIGDAIAEDESVVEIATDKVDSDVPSPVAGILKEILIPVDGIAKVGEPIAILTVSGNVDQQESVESTHEVPAQEIKEVAQQIEKEIKVVAQTATNDQYKSDKFYSPLVRSIASEEGISASELDSIQGTGANGRVTKDDIKKYIDQKANGTLPQTVITESIKPVVATPPAAPVTIPSGDDEIIEMDRMRKIIAQNMVQAKQVAPHVTSFVEVDVTNIVLWREKNKKEFEKKHGEKITYMPIFIEAVTKAIQDFPMINVSVDGDNIIKKKNINVGMAAALPSGNLIVPVIKNADQFNLAGLAKQVNDLAVRARNNKLKPTDIQGGTYTITNIGTFGNVLGTPIIPQPQVAILAVGAIVKKPAVIETPTGDVIGIRHKMYLSHAYDHRVVDGALGGMFVKRVAEYLEAFDIQKDI
- a CDS encoding DUF3575 domain-containing protein; this translates as MLKKLLFFICINLIIVNAQEKNFHFKGNLLTAPLGISNFGLEHNVHKKITLQGEFLISPWKSFAKNHLQLYVGYFEGRYYFKESFKKLYIGPSVGLGFYDIQKWNYWNTDKFQRGYTILIGATVGYQMSFNNRWGLDIFITGANSQGGYHGYKILDDNSIIRYDSATHFNRSGEWLISKAGIMLTYKLKTKNYNKKAQQ
- a CDS encoding Do family serine endopeptidase; this translates as MKKYTNYMLVGLMSSVTTLGGFYLLQDKIENPLVTSTSSQQNGDFEFVDYKGNYGYTAPSFVEAANKSVNTVVAINNYQTQTQRQRQMDPFDFFFGFPEQRQQQRSQENQPAGSGSGVIISPDGYIVTNNHVIKGANKIEVKLNNQKTYTADLIGSDPSTDIALLKIEDKGLPYIKFVDSDVINVGDWVLAVGNPFGLNSTVTAGIISAKGRSINILRQNSDSPIESFIQTDAAINPGNSGGALVNANGDLIGINTAISSPTGSYAGYGFAVPSNLVKKVVEDIKKYGLVQRGYLGIQGFDLSDAQAVRQYNQQEKKNIKTDKGVMVTSVVPKGSAIEAGIQEGDIITKIDGKTINTFSNLSFQVGSKRPGDKVEVTVLRDGKERNYTLVLKDAKGNSSTRSKADLTALEILGADFEPLTERQKDSFGINYGVMVKNIEPNGKLAGAGVQEEFILLSINNKEVSSKNDIEKILKNHKGRVNIKFADFYGRIYTKGFTLE